The DNA region TGACCGACGCTCACCATCTCCCGCGCGCCGGCGACGTCACGCATGTCCTTCACGTGCCAGAGCGGGAAGCGCCCCGGATGGTGCTCGAAGTACCAGAGTGGATCGCGCCCGCCGCGCGTGATCCAGAACAGATCGAGCTCCATGGTCACGAGCTCGGGATCGGTCTCGGCGAGCAGCACGTCGTACGGCGTCGTTCCGGGGAAGACCCCGGGGTCAAACTCGAAGTCGTGGTTGTGATACCCCAACTGGAACCCGCGATCACGGCACGCCCTCCCGATTCGGTCGAGGTCCGCGGCCAGGCGCCGGTAGCCGTCGGCCGTGCGCTCCGACTCGGCGAGCCACGGGCAGACGATGTAGCGGTGCTCGATGATTTCGGCCGCCGCAAGCACGGCATCGAGGGTGTTCCGCAGCGCATCGAGCGGTTGGTGCACGCCAGGCGCCGCCAATCCGAGCCGGGCGAGAAGCGCCCGTAGCTGCGCCGGCTCCTGTCCGAAGTACCCGGCGAACTCCACCTCGGTGTACCCGATCGCGGCCAGGGCCGCCAGAGTGCCGGGGAGATCGCGCGCCATCAGGTCGCGCACCGTGTAGAGCTGCACGCCGATCGCACGCGTGCCCGCCGGCAGCAGTGCGGTGCCGCCGGCTTCCGCCTCGCGGCGGGCGCACTTCGCGCCCGCCGTCAGGCCACCGGCGGCCAGCGCGGCAGCGGCACGCAGGAGTGCGCCGACGAACGCGCGGCGCGTGTCCGGCCCGGAAGGGATACCTGGGGAGTTCATCACGGGACCCGTGGAAATGTAGCCGTCGAACGCGCCGCGCGACATATTCGAATTCAGGCCGCTACGCAGCTTCCGTTGCACGCGAGCAAGGTGGCGCGTGCGCAAATTCGCAACCGCCAGCGAGGACACGATGCAGGATACCAGCTACGATGCGATCGTCGTCGGATCCGGGATCTCCGGCGGATGGGCGGCCAAGGAGCTCACGGAAAAGGGACTCCGCGTGCTGCTGCTCGAGCGCGGCCGCAACGTGGAGCACATCAAGGACTACGTCAACGCGACCAAGGCGCCGTGGCAGTACCCGCATCGCGGCGGCCGCACCCGCGCGATGGAAGAGGCGTACCCGGTCCTCAAGCGCGACTACCCGCTGAACGAGAAGAACCTCGAGTTCTGGGCATCGGACAAGGACAACCCGTACACGGAAGTGAAGCGGTTCGACTGGTTCCGCGGGTACCAGGTCGGCGGTAGGTCACTCATGTGGGGGCGGCAGAGCTACCGGTGGAGTGAATTCGATTTTGAGGCCAACGCGAGGGACGGAATCGCGACCGACTGGCCGATCCGGTACGCCGACCTCGCCCCCTGGTACGATCACATCGAGCCGCACGCCGGGATCTCGGGGTCGCTCGAAGGGCTCCCGCAGCTCCCCGATGGCAAGTTCCAACCGGCGATGCCGCTGAATTGCGGCGAGGAGCTGGTCGCCGGGCGGCTGAGCAAACTGTACGACGGACGGCGACGCATCATCCCTGGCCGCGTCGCGAACCTCACGCGAGAGCTTACCGGCCGCTCAGCCTGCCAGTACCGGGATGCCTGCTGGCTCGGCTGCCCGTATGGGGCCTACTTCAGCACGCAGTCATCCACGCTGCCCGCGGCCGCGAAAACCGGACGCCTCACGCTCAAGCCGTTCGCGATCGTCACCGAGGTGCTGTACGACCGCGATCGCAAGCGCGCGACCGGCGTCCGCGTCCTCGACGCGGTAAGCGACCAGACTACGGACCATTCGGCCCGCGTGATCTTCCTCTGCGCCTCGACGCTCAACTCCACCTGGCTGCTGATGCGCTCGGCGACCGACGTTTGGCCCGGCGGGCTCGGTAGCAGCTCCGGTGAGCTGGGCCACAATCTCATGGACCACCACTTCCGCGTCGGCGCGGGCGGGAAGCTCGAGGGGATGGAGGACCGGTATTACAACGGCAGGCGACCCACCGGTTTCTATATCCCGCGCTACCGGAACCTGTTCGGCGACAAGCGCGCATATCTCCGCGGCTTCGGTTACCAGGGAAGCGCCGGACGCCAGGGGTGGTCGAGAGCGGTCGCCGAGCTGGGTGTCGGCGCCGCCTTCAAGGATTCGCTGTCGCAGCCGGGAGACTGGTCAATCGGTGCCACCGCCTTCGGCGAGATGCTCCCGAATCACGCAAACCGGATCTCACTCGACGAGACGAAGCGCGACAAATGGGGTCTGCCGGTCCTGAAGATCGACTGCGCTACGGGCGAGAACGAGCGGTCGATGCGCAAGGACATGATGACGGATATGGCGGACATGCTCGAGCAGTGCGGCGCGAAGGGAGTATACACGTACGACAACGAGTACTTCCCCGGCATGGGAATCCACGAGATGGGGACGGCGCGCATGGGGCGCGATCCGAAGACCTCGGTGCTCAACGCGCACAACCAGGTGTGGGACGCGCCCAACGTCTTCGTTACGGACGGTTCCTGCATGGCGTCTGCCGCGTGCCAGAATCCGTCGCTCACCTATATGGCGCTCACCGCGCGCGCGGCCGATTTCGCGGTGCGCGAGCTGAATCGCCGCAACATTTGACCGGAGAGTCGCCGATGGCCGCACACGAAAACGCGGGTGACCTCACTCCCGGGATGATCGACCGCCGCGAGGCGATCCTGCGCGTAACCGCGCTGCTCGGCGGGGTTGCGCTGGTCGGCGGCAGCGCGCTGCTCACCGGTTGCCGGGACGAAGACCGTGGCGTCACCGGCGCGCTGTTCACACCCGAGGACATCGCGTTCCTCGACGAGGTCGCGGAAACGATTCTTCCCGCCACGAGCACGCCCGGCGCGAAAGCCGCGAAGACGGGCGCGTTCATGGCGCTCATGGTGACGGACAGCTACAGCCCGCGCGATCAGGCTGTCTTCCGTGAGGGCATGCGCAAGCTCGACGAAGCGAGCCGCAAGG from Gemmatimonadaceae bacterium includes:
- a CDS encoding sugar phosphate isomerase/epimerase, with product MNSPGIPSGPDTRRAFVGALLRAAAALAAGGLTAGAKCARREAEAGGTALLPAGTRAIGVQLYTVRDLMARDLPGTLAALAAIGYTEVEFAGYFGQEPAQLRALLARLGLAAPGVHQPLDALRNTLDAVLAAAEIIEHRYIVCPWLAESERTADGYRRLAADLDRIGRACRDRGFQLGYHNHDFEFDPGVFPGTTPYDVLLAETDPELVTMELDLFWITRGGRDPLWYFEHHPGRFPLWHVKDMRDVAGAREMVSVGQGDIDFGRLFAAGERAGLKHFFVEHDNPADSLASVRASYEHLRRILR
- a CDS encoding GMC family oxidoreductase; the protein is MRKFATASEDTMQDTSYDAIVVGSGISGGWAAKELTEKGLRVLLLERGRNVEHIKDYVNATKAPWQYPHRGGRTRAMEEAYPVLKRDYPLNEKNLEFWASDKDNPYTEVKRFDWFRGYQVGGRSLMWGRQSYRWSEFDFEANARDGIATDWPIRYADLAPWYDHIEPHAGISGSLEGLPQLPDGKFQPAMPLNCGEELVAGRLSKLYDGRRRIIPGRVANLTRELTGRSACQYRDACWLGCPYGAYFSTQSSTLPAAAKTGRLTLKPFAIVTEVLYDRDRKRATGVRVLDAVSDQTTDHSARVIFLCASTLNSTWLLMRSATDVWPGGLGSSSGELGHNLMDHHFRVGAGGKLEGMEDRYYNGRRPTGFYIPRYRNLFGDKRAYLRGFGYQGSAGRQGWSRAVAELGVGAAFKDSLSQPGDWSIGATAFGEMLPNHANRISLDETKRDKWGLPVLKIDCATGENERSMRKDMMTDMADMLEQCGAKGVYTYDNEYFPGMGIHEMGTARMGRDPKTSVLNAHNQVWDAPNVFVTDGSCMASAACQNPSLTYMALTARAADFAVRELNRRNI